The proteins below are encoded in one region of Triticum aestivum cultivar Chinese Spring chromosome 1B, IWGSC CS RefSeq v2.1, whole genome shotgun sequence:
- the LOC123120800 gene encoding protein NRT1/ PTR FAMILY 5.2 isoform X1 encodes MAGTTQLEAGGSDGEYTQDGTTDLHGNPILRSKRGGWRACAFVVVYEVFERMAYYGISSNLVLYLTTELHQGTVLSANNVTNWVGTIWMTPVIGAYIADAHLGRYRTFMVASIIYLLGMILLTMAVSLPSLKPAKCGLGTADANCDHKATSVQLGVFFLALYILAVGTGGTKPNISTIGADQFDEHEPRERKQKLSFFNWWMFSIFFGTLFANTVLVYIQDRIGWTVGYALPTAGLAVSIAVFSAGTPFYRHKPTSESSFAKMAGVIVAAVRKCGVPAPVDPRDLHELDPNQYEKKKTSPLPHTPNFSVLSKAAVKIEGSRSASRWSLSTVTQVEETKQMLKMLPVLLITFVPSAMLAQINTLFVKQGTTLERRLHHFEIPPASLQGFVTISMLVSVVLYDRLFVPFMRRLTKNPRGISLLQRMGVGLVFHIVIMVIASVTERHRLSVAMANGIFESKGTTIPLSIFVLLPQFVLMGVADAFLEVAKIEFFYDQAPEGMKSLGTSYSMTSLGIGNFLSSFLLSTVSRVTRRHGQGGWIQNNLNASRLDHYYAFFAVLNCVNLLVFFAVCRMYVYNAEVTHVVDGGGGEKQRPEVAMQPPAHAGAVEVHP; translated from the exons ATGGCGGGGACGACCCAGCTGGAGGCCGGCGGCAGCGACGGCGAGTACACGCAGGACGGCACCACAGACCTCCACGGCAACCCCATCCTCCGCTCAAAGCGAGGAGGCTGGAGAGCCTGCGCCTTCGTCGTAG TGTACGAGGTGTTCGAGCGGATGGCCTACTACGGCATCTCGTCCAACCTGGTGCTGTACCTGACGACGGAGCTGCACCAGGGCACGGTGCTGTCCGCCAACAACGTCACCAACTGGGTGGGCACAATCTGGATGACGCCCGTCATCGGCGCCTACATCGCCGACGCCCACCTCGGCCGCTACCGCACCTTCATGGTCGCCTCCATCATATACCTCCTC GGGATGATCCTGCTGACCATGGCCGTGTCGCTGCCGTCGCTGAAGCCGGCGAAATGCGGCCTCGGCACGGCGGACGCCAACTGCGACCACAAGGCCACGAGCGTGCAGCTGGGCGTCTTCTTCCTGGCCCTCTACATCCTTGCCGTCGGCACGGGCGGCACCAAGCCCAACATCTCCACTATCGGCGCCGACCAGTTCGACGAGCACGAGCCGCGGGAGCGCAAGCAGAAGCTCTCCTTCTTCAACTGGTGGATGTTCAGCATCTTCTTCGGCACGCTCTTCGCCAACACCGTCCTCGTGTACATCCAGGACAGGATCGGCTGGACCGTCGGCTACGCGCTCCCCACCGCCGGCCTCGCCGTCTCCATCGCCGTCTTCAGCGCCGGGACGCCCTTCTACCGCCACAAGCCAACCTCCGAGAGCTCCTTCGCCAAGATGGCCGGCGTCATCGTCGCTGCCGTCCGCAAGTGCGGCGTCCCCGCGCCCGTGGACCCGCGCGACCTGCACGAGCTCGATCCCAACCAATACGAGAAAAAGAAGACGTCGCCGTTGCCGCACACGCCCAATTTCAG CGTGCTGAGCAAAGCGGCTGTGAAGATCGAGGGGAGCAGGAGCGCGTCACGGTGGTCGTTGAGCACGGTGACCCAGGTGGAGGAGACGAAGCAGATGCTCAAGATGCTGCCGGTGCTACTCATCACGTTCGTTCCGAGCGCGATGCTGGCGCAGATCAACACGCTGTTCGTGAAGCAGGGCACGACGCTGGAGCGGCGCCTTCACCACTTCGAGATCCCGCCGGCCAGCCTGCAGGGGTTCGTGACCATCTCCATGCTCGTCTCCGTGGTGCTCTACGACCGCCTCTTCGTGCCCTTCATGCGGCGGCTGACCAAGAACCCGCGCGGCATCTCGCTGCTCCAGCGCATGGGCGTCGGACTCGTCTTCCACATCGTGATCATGGTGATCGCGTCGGTGACGGAGCGGCACCGGCTGAGCGTGGCGATGGCGAACGGCATATTCGAGAGCAAGGGCACGACCATCCCGCTCTCCATCTTCGTGCTGCTCCCGCAGTTCGTGCTCATGGGCGTGGCCGACGCGTTCCTGGAGGTCGCCAAGATCGAGTTCTTCTACGACCAGGCGCCCGAGGGCATGAAGAGCCTCGGCACCTCCTACTCCATGACCAGCCTCGGCATCGGCAACTTCCTCAGCAGCTTCCTGCTGTCGACGGTGTCGCGCGTCACGCGGCGGCACGGGCAGGGAGGGTGGATCCAGAACAACCTCAACGCCTCCCGGCTGGACCACTACTACGCCTTCTTCGCGGTCCTCAACTGCGTCAACCTCCTTGTCTTCTTCGCCGTGTGCCGGATGTACGTGTACAACGCCGAGGTCACCCACGTTGTTGATGGTGGCGGCGGGGAGAAACAGAGGCCGGAGGTGGCGATGCAGCCACCTGCTCACGCAGGCGCAGTAGAAGTTCATCCTTGA
- the LOC123120800 gene encoding protein NRT1/ PTR FAMILY 5.2 isoform X2: MHTNNKIVLGFNLATCGAVYEVFERMAYYGISSNLVLYLTTELHQGTVLSANNVTNWVGTIWMTPVIGAYIADAHLGRYRTFMVASIIYLLGMILLTMAVSLPSLKPAKCGLGTADANCDHKATSVQLGVFFLALYILAVGTGGTKPNISTIGADQFDEHEPRERKQKLSFFNWWMFSIFFGTLFANTVLVYIQDRIGWTVGYALPTAGLAVSIAVFSAGTPFYRHKPTSESSFAKMAGVIVAAVRKCGVPAPVDPRDLHELDPNQYEKKKTSPLPHTPNFSVLSKAAVKIEGSRSASRWSLSTVTQVEETKQMLKMLPVLLITFVPSAMLAQINTLFVKQGTTLERRLHHFEIPPASLQGFVTISMLVSVVLYDRLFVPFMRRLTKNPRGISLLQRMGVGLVFHIVIMVIASVTERHRLSVAMANGIFESKGTTIPLSIFVLLPQFVLMGVADAFLEVAKIEFFYDQAPEGMKSLGTSYSMTSLGIGNFLSSFLLSTVSRVTRRHGQGGWIQNNLNASRLDHYYAFFAVLNCVNLLVFFAVCRMYVYNAEVTHVVDGGGGEKQRPEVAMQPPAHAGAVEVHP; encoded by the exons ATGCATACCAATAATAAAATTGTGCTTGGTTTTAATTTGGCAACTTGCGGTGCAGTGTACGAGGTGTTCGAGCGGATGGCCTACTACGGCATCTCGTCCAACCTGGTGCTGTACCTGACGACGGAGCTGCACCAGGGCACGGTGCTGTCCGCCAACAACGTCACCAACTGGGTGGGCACAATCTGGATGACGCCCGTCATCGGCGCCTACATCGCCGACGCCCACCTCGGCCGCTACCGCACCTTCATGGTCGCCTCCATCATATACCTCCTC GGGATGATCCTGCTGACCATGGCCGTGTCGCTGCCGTCGCTGAAGCCGGCGAAATGCGGCCTCGGCACGGCGGACGCCAACTGCGACCACAAGGCCACGAGCGTGCAGCTGGGCGTCTTCTTCCTGGCCCTCTACATCCTTGCCGTCGGCACGGGCGGCACCAAGCCCAACATCTCCACTATCGGCGCCGACCAGTTCGACGAGCACGAGCCGCGGGAGCGCAAGCAGAAGCTCTCCTTCTTCAACTGGTGGATGTTCAGCATCTTCTTCGGCACGCTCTTCGCCAACACCGTCCTCGTGTACATCCAGGACAGGATCGGCTGGACCGTCGGCTACGCGCTCCCCACCGCCGGCCTCGCCGTCTCCATCGCCGTCTTCAGCGCCGGGACGCCCTTCTACCGCCACAAGCCAACCTCCGAGAGCTCCTTCGCCAAGATGGCCGGCGTCATCGTCGCTGCCGTCCGCAAGTGCGGCGTCCCCGCGCCCGTGGACCCGCGCGACCTGCACGAGCTCGATCCCAACCAATACGAGAAAAAGAAGACGTCGCCGTTGCCGCACACGCCCAATTTCAG CGTGCTGAGCAAAGCGGCTGTGAAGATCGAGGGGAGCAGGAGCGCGTCACGGTGGTCGTTGAGCACGGTGACCCAGGTGGAGGAGACGAAGCAGATGCTCAAGATGCTGCCGGTGCTACTCATCACGTTCGTTCCGAGCGCGATGCTGGCGCAGATCAACACGCTGTTCGTGAAGCAGGGCACGACGCTGGAGCGGCGCCTTCACCACTTCGAGATCCCGCCGGCCAGCCTGCAGGGGTTCGTGACCATCTCCATGCTCGTCTCCGTGGTGCTCTACGACCGCCTCTTCGTGCCCTTCATGCGGCGGCTGACCAAGAACCCGCGCGGCATCTCGCTGCTCCAGCGCATGGGCGTCGGACTCGTCTTCCACATCGTGATCATGGTGATCGCGTCGGTGACGGAGCGGCACCGGCTGAGCGTGGCGATGGCGAACGGCATATTCGAGAGCAAGGGCACGACCATCCCGCTCTCCATCTTCGTGCTGCTCCCGCAGTTCGTGCTCATGGGCGTGGCCGACGCGTTCCTGGAGGTCGCCAAGATCGAGTTCTTCTACGACCAGGCGCCCGAGGGCATGAAGAGCCTCGGCACCTCCTACTCCATGACCAGCCTCGGCATCGGCAACTTCCTCAGCAGCTTCCTGCTGTCGACGGTGTCGCGCGTCACGCGGCGGCACGGGCAGGGAGGGTGGATCCAGAACAACCTCAACGCCTCCCGGCTGGACCACTACTACGCCTTCTTCGCGGTCCTCAACTGCGTCAACCTCCTTGTCTTCTTCGCCGTGTGCCGGATGTACGTGTACAACGCCGAGGTCACCCACGTTGTTGATGGTGGCGGCGGGGAGAAACAGAGGCCGGAGGTGGCGATGCAGCCACCTGCTCACGCAGGCGCAGTAGAAGTTCATCCTTGA